The sequence GTGATCTTCAACCTTCCTGCCTGGCGTGCGGGAATCCAGGCGGCGACCGCCGAGATCAGCGGGAGAGCGACCAGGAGCTGGGCCAGGATCTCCCAGGGATAGTGGTGGGGCATCTGCCAGCCGGTGAAGAACTCCGCAATGGCCCCTTCCATGAAGGCCGCAAAGAGATTGCCGGCCGGGATCGCCAGCACGAGGCCGGTCATGGCCAGGGCCAGCGCCTCCAGCACGATACTCCTGGCGATCTGGGAACGCAAGGCCCCCAGTGCCTTCAGTATCCCGATTTCCCGCGTTCGTTCCACCACCGAGATCAACAGCGAGGTGACGATCCCGAGGAAGGCGACCAGCAGGGCGAGGAAAACCGTGACCCTGGTCAGGGCGTAAAAGGCGTCGATGGCCTTGTTGATCTCGGCGGTGAATTCCTTGCGGGTGGAGACCAGGGCCGGATATTTCCCGGCGAGCTGCGCCCGGATGGCATTGCGTACCTGGCCGACATCCGCGCCACGGTTGATCGAGACGTCGAATATGTCCACACGGGTATCCTTCCAGAGACTCAGGAATCGGGTGCGGTCCAGGAGCACCGTCCCCTTGTCGGAACTGTAGTCGCGCAGTACGGCAGCAATCGGTATCCGCACGATCCCGCTCGGGGTGACCAGCTCCACTTCCTGGCCCACGCCCAGGTTGAAGCGCCGGGAAAAGTTCTCCGAAACGGTGCACATCCCTTCTCTGGTCACACCCCGGCGCATCGATTCCGCATCCCCCTGGATGAACTCGAATTTGGTCCGGTCCATGGTCGGACCGACCTCTATGGAGTTGACCAGGATCTGCTGGCCCCGGAACAGGGGGCGGACGGCGCGGTAGCTCTCCACAGTCCGCACGCCGGGCACCTTCAGGAGCTCTTCACGCAATTCCCCAGGGAAAAGGAAATCGGGGCGGGAAAAGTTGGCCGAGGCCCGCACAAAGAGGTCGCAGGTGAGCGCATCGTCCATCCAGCGCACCATTGCTGCCTTGGTGGAGCCCATGTATCCGCCGAAACCGAGTACGAAGGTGAGCGAGAGGGCCATTGCCATCACCGTCCCGGAGGTCCGGCGGGGGGAACCGAGGAGGGCATCCGATGAAAGCCGGCCCGACACGGGCGCGAAGCGGGCGGCAAGCGGGATGAAGAACTGCAAAATCGCCCGCGACAGGGGGCCGACGAGGAGGACGAGCCCCGTGCCCCCGAGGAGGAGAACGGAAAGGATCAGCAGGTTGCCCCCGAAAGGGGGGTGCAGGGCCAGCAGGATCGCGCAGCCGAATGCCACCAGCCCGGCTGCTATCCGTGGCGCCACCTTGCCGGGGAGCCGGGCCTGGAAGGCCCCCTTGGCCAGCGCCTCGGTGGGCGAGATTCGGGATGCGGTCAGTGCCGGTCCCCAGGCCCCCACGAGCGACGCCAGGATGCCGAGCACCATGGATTCCAGCGCAATCCCCGGCGGCAGGTGGACCGCACCGGAGCTGGTGACGCCATAGACCGTCTCCGTGGTCTGTCCCATCATCCGGAGAAAGCCCTGGGAGAGCATTGTCCCGGCCAGGCAACCGATAATCCCCCCCACGATGCCGATCAGCAGGGCCTCGGCCAGGAAGAGCATCTGCACCTGGCGGGGGGTGGCGCCCAGGGCGCGGAGCGTGCCGATGTCGCGCCGCCGGCGGTTCACCGCCACGTTGAAGGCGTTGAAGATCAGGAAGGTCCCGATGGTCAGGGCAAAGCCGCTGGAGACGTTGAAGCCGGAGACGAAGTTGGCGACGATCCGCTCCATCTGCTCCCCGCGGCGGTCCGGGGTCTCGACGCGGTAGGCCGGCCCGAGCGCCTTCTCCAGTGTCGCGGTCGCCTGGGCAACCGTGGTCCCTTCGGTGATCCGCACATCCAGCCGGTCGAAGCGTCGCCCCCGGCCGAACAACTCCTGAGCAGCATAGACGTCCACCACCATCAGGTTGCCGCCGAATGCCTCGCTGAACCCCTTGGGAGAGAGGAGCCCCCTGGCCGTTACCCGTTTCGCCCCTTTCGGCAGGCGCAGGGTGATGGTTCTGCCCGTCTTCAGCCGGGCCTTATCCGCGAACTCGCGGGTAAAGAGGGCCGAGTCGGGCTGGGCGAGGAAGAGGAGCGGGTCGTCCAGGTCGGCGTCATCCCCGTCAAAGCCGTAGTCGCGCATCTCCCGGTCTCCCAGGAGATCGATCCCGATCACCAGCAGGCTCCCCAGTTCCCCCTGCTCCGGCACCACGATCTGCTCAATGACCGGGGCGGTGGCCCGGATGCCGGGGAGCTCGCGGACCCGCTCCTGCACCTCTTCAGGCACCCCGCCTTCCATGGTGATCTGGAGCTGTGCCTTGCCGGCCACGCGGTCCACCGTGGTGCGGATCCCCTTGACCAGGGTCCCTTGGGCGCTCCGGATCGCGCTGAAGGTGGCCACGCCGACCACCACGCCGAGCAGCGTCAAGAGCGTCTTGGTCACGTGCCGCCTGACGTAGGAGAGCGAGAGGGTACGGAGCAGGAACCTCATCTGCCACCCCCGGCCTGGACGCTGTCACCCTCCACCCGCCCGTCACGGAGTCTGATCAGCCGTTCGCAGACGCCAGCCGCGTGGTGGTCGTGGGTGACAATGACGATGGTGGTGCCGCGCTCCCGGTGGATGGTACGGAGCAGGGTCAGGATCTCCTCGCCCCGTGCCGTGTCGAGATTGCCGGTCGGCTCGTCGGCCAGGAGCAGCGGCGCGTCGGTGACCAGCGCCCTGGCAATGGCGACCCGCTGACGCTCCCCGCCGGAGAGCTCGTCCGGGAGGTGGTTTGCCCTCACCTCAAGTCCGACCTCCCCGAGCACCTGGGCGACCTTGCGATTGATCTCGCTGGCCGGGACCCCGGCCAGGTGGAGCGGCAGGGCCACGTTCTGGCTCACCCGCAGGGTCGGCATCAGGTGATAGGCCTGGAAGATGTAGGAGACCTTGGAGCGGCGGAACAGGGAACGCCCCTTTTCGTTCTCCGTGGCCAGGTCTTTGCCCGCCACGACGATCGAACCGGAACTGGGAACGTCGAGACCTCCCATCAGGTTCAAGAGTGTCGATTTGCCGGAGCCGGAAGGCCCCATGATCGCCACCAGCTCGCCGGCAGCGATGGAAAGGGTTATCCCGGCCAGGGCCGTCACCCTGGATTTGCCGTCGTAGGTCTTGAATACATCCTGGAGCTTCAGCATTTATGAGATCTCCTTTGCGACGAGTTTTTTGCCCGGCCCATCCCAGCTTGACTCCTGGAGAAAGATCTTTCGGAACTCGCAGCGTCCTTTCAACCGGTAGCAAAAGGCCCTTCCCCCGAACGTGAAACGGTTGGACCAGAGGGACATGGCCACGCATCGGGTATATCTTTTGCGCACGCCTTCCGCGAAATTATCGACGCCTCGGCGGAAAAAATCCCTGTCCCCGAAATCGAATATGCCTTCCTGCAACCAGGGTTCCATGAACCACTCAAACCCTTCCCGGATGGTTTTCAGATGATGGGCGCTCATCTCTTGGGGATCGTCGAAGAGGCAGGCCTTGGCAATGGCACGGTTCAGGCGCGGTTGGTCCCGGTTCAGCCCCGCCTCTATGGATTCCCATGACAAAAGCCAGTCTGCATCGCTCAGGACCCGGGTACAGCCGAAATCGATCATTCCCAGGCGCCCGTCGTCCATGAAGATGAAGTTGCCGGGATGGGGGTCGGCCGGCAGCCAGCGCAGCCGGTAAAAGACCCGGAAGGTGGCCACTGTCAGCAGATGGGTGAAACGGTCCCGTTCGGCCTGGCTCGGATTGCGGGCCAGGAATTCATTGAGATGGCATCCCCGCAGGTACTCGGTGGTCAGCACCCGTTTGGTGGAATAGTCTTCGTAGACCTTTGGGGCCACTATCAGGTCCGCCTCCGTGAAGAGCGACCTTGCCTGCTTGCCGAAACAAGCCTCCTGTTCGTAGTCGGTCTCCATAAGCAGCATCTGTTCGAGGTCCGCCAGATTGTCGAGCGTATTCTGCCAGTCCCTGGTCAGGCAGATCGGCTGAAGCAGGAGACGGAGATTGCGCAGGTCGGCCTTGATGGTCCGGGCAATGCCGGGGTACTGGATCTTGACCGCCACCTCTTTGCCGCTGTGCAGCCGGGCGCGGTGCACCTGCCCCAGTGAGGCGGCGGCAAAGGCCTGGCGGTCGAAACTGGCGAACAACTCCTCGGGTTCGCGGCCGAATTCGTCCAGGAAAACCTCGCGCACCAGGGCATAGTGCATGGGGGGCGCCTCGAAGTGCAGGGCTGCAAGCACGTCGGCAAACTCCTCCGGCACCACCTCCGGCAGGTTGGCCAGCAGCTGGCCCAATTTCATTATTGCGCCGCGCAGATAGCCCATGGTGCCGAACATTCTCAGGGCCGCGGCCAGGTGGGCTTCGCTCTTGAGTCGCTGCTTCTCCCCGGCGTCACTGAAACGGCTGCGCAGCCAATAGGCGAAATATCCGGCAGTGACCCTTGCCTGGAGAGAACCCAGAATCCAGATACGTGAAAAGGAGTTTACCGGCACCTTTTTCATTGCTATCCGGGCGAGCAGTTCCGCCAGCCGTTCTCCGGCCGGGTCTGTGGTGCCATCCTTTGGCAGGAGGTCGAGCAGCTCCATATCGGTGGTCTTTTCAGTCCGCATGAGCTCCTCCCGTATCCGCACCGGTGCCGGAAATCACCTGTACAAACGTGCGGATTGAATAGTCGATCAGTGCCTGCGTCGCTTCCTGGTTGGGTGATTCGTCATTGGTCCAGAAGGCGAGGATGCCCAGGTAGAGGGACCAGTAGATGGTCATGGCGACATAATCGGGGGCTTCCGTAAAACCGTGCCGCCCGATGATTTCCTGCACGGCGGCCAGGTGTTCAAGTCGGGCCGTCTCACCCTCCGGGCAGATGTTTTTGCGGGGGAAAGGGCTTAAAGACCGCTCCAGCACCGGGCCGAGAAAGGGGCGTAAAGGACGGAGCCGCCGCAGGCCCGAGGCGACAAACAAAAAGAACTCCTCGGCCAGATCCTCATTTCCGCTACGGCGGTGCTGGAAATCAGTCTGCCCCCGGCCGAGCGCCTCGGCGACCATGGTCATCGCCAGGGTTTCCTTGCTCGGGAAGTAGTTGAACAGGGTGCCGGCGGCCAGCCCCGCGGCCAGGGCTATGTCCCGCGTGGTGCTGTCCTCGAACCCCTTGCCGATGAAAAGCTCTGCAGCCTTTTCCAGTATGCGGGCCCGCGTTTCCTGTTTGGTCTGTTCGCTGATGCGCATGAGGTGCTCCTGCTAATGTGAACGCGTTCACTATAGCAGGAGCTTGGGGTGGCAGCAATAGAAAAATGAGCACGCTCATAAAACTACCAGGGCTTATTTTGCAGATTTGCAAAATTTGTTAATGTTCACATTGCATGGCTGCAATCATCTGGGATGTTAGCGGGCATTACAAGCTAACATGTTGAAATGTATGAGGTGTACTCCACGATCTCCTGCGTCGCCGTGTCCCATGTCCCGATATGTGGTCCGTTGCTATTTGCACCTCTGCAAAAATCGCATCTTCATCGCATTGAAGGTTTTTTCTGGTAACAGTGTGTAACTATCTGAAATAGCAAGCGATAAAAACTGTAAAGAAAAGTGTGCGCTTTGGTATGGCGGTTGCTGTAAGAGAAGACAGTTACTCCTAACTTGGGTGAAGTCAGGTCCCGATGACGATCGGGTACCTGCTTCCCCCCCCATCCGGGGAGCAGCATGACCGATTGAAAGGGCAGAGGTTTCCATGGCAAAGGCAGTGTGTCCCTTTTATGCGAAGAGCGACGATTACTGCGATGTCGGCTGCGGCTACATCTCCCCTTATGACGTAAACCTGATCATCAAATTCTGTAGCTGCCGCTACGGTGAATGTCTGAAATACCAGGAACTGGCAGAGCGGTTCCCGGCCGAAAACAGGGAACTGGTGAAGTGCTGACCGGAGAAGGGGGACGAAAATGCTGTACCTGACAAGCCTGCATAGTAACGGATTCGCCCTGATGGCCGCCTTGATCGTGGCTATCGGCTTTGTGATCATATCCATCGTAAAGGAGAAGAGCGATGAGCGAAAAAGAGCTTGAGCTTTTAAACCGGATCGAAGAGCTGGAGCGTCACACCTGGCGCAACAGCGCCATCCTGCGTGCCGTGGCGATGGTTGCCTTCACTGCCATGATCGGGATCGTGATCGCCTCCGGCGTCGTTGGTGGCGGCCGCGGCAGCCACTGGTCCGGGCCGGCCTGGAATACCATGTGGCTCTACGGCCTGTTTGCCGCCAATGCGGTATCCATGTTCTGGACCACACATAAAGAATAGGGGAGCGGTTCTTTTCCGCAATCCCGGCGTTGGTCGTCGGGATTCCTTGTGCGACGGAGCGTGGCTTCCGTCTCCGCGTCATCCCTCGACCGCCTTGACTTTACGAAAAACTCCGCGCTCCCGGGATGAGCGATGCCTGAAGGAGGAACGGTTATGTCTCAGCCGATGAGTATCAAAAACGCGATTTTGCTGCTGGTGGTGGTAACGCTCTGCTCTACCTTCTCCATGCGGATCTTCCAGGGTCTGGATCAAATGATGGGCGACCAGTACTGGGTCGTCGACACCACCCAGGGAGACCATGGCTGGTACTTTATGGGAATGCTGCCCCATGTCAAACTCGTCGCCAAGGACGTGGCCAAGGCCGCCAACACCGACGCCGATCCCAGCAACAACTATATCCTCTACGCCCAGGCCGGGGACTTTGCAGGTAACAGCGTCTACGGTATCTGCTTCGGCATCCCCTTCATCATGTACCTCATCTGGTTTGCCTTCATTCTCGGCTTTCCCGACCGTGTCGATCCCTATCTGCTACCGCGGCGGATCTTCACCGTCGCCGTCATCATGACCTGTTCCATCATCGTCAACCTCTTCTTGATGCGAATCGCCGCTGACTTCGCCCGCGATCCCCTCTCCCGGATCGCCAACGTCGCCGGCAACCATTCCTCCCTGCTCTTCCACAATGCCGGTATCTGGTTCGCCATTCTCTTCTCCGCGCTGGGCACCCATAACCATTCCGCCCGCGAAGTGGCCGCTCCCGACAGCCGCAACTGGCAGACCCAGGCCGACGAGAAGTTCTCCTGGATGTTCACCCTGTTGGCCGTCGTTACCGTGCTGGAGATCGTCCTGGTCAAGAACAAGCTGGCTCTGCCCGACGCCGCCGTTGACTACTCGGTCTGGATCATCTGGGTCGTCATCTTCATGCGGATGTTCGGCTTCTCGCCGCGGTACTGGATGAAGCGTGGTCGCGGGATTGCCATCATGATTGTCGGCACAGTCATCACCCTGGCGGTATTCTATGTTCTGGAGCGGGTCACCGGGACCCTGGGCGCCGGCTTTGCCTCGCCGATCCTGGCCAAGGCACTGGGACCCGAGAACCAGAACATCGGGCTGTCGCTGATGGTCTCCATCTACCTCATCTTCTGGATGGAGTTTGCCGCGGCCATCAGGATGAACGGCCCAGCCAAGAAGCCCCTGGAGCAGGCAGTCCGCAAAGGATAACCTTCCTAAAGGCGTAGTACCTTCCTTCATTGGGGGCAGCATCGAGAGACGCTGCCCCATTTTTTTGCCCGCAGCAAATCTTTATCTCTCCCTGCCCGTGTATCTGTTTTACTCCGGATCAAGTCAGTTGGTTTCTTTTACTGGTCGAGCTGACAGTGGGAAGATGAGGGCTACCTATCCTGGTAGTGTCTTGCGCCCGGCTGTCGCCCGGTGCCCTGCCGCATTGTTCGGGCAGGGAGGTTGGGAGGTTGCCATCATGCCTGCGGAACCTCGATTTGAACAGTATTGGTCACTATCCTCTGTGGGTGCGCCGGTCGACTGCGGGGGGGCATGCCATGCAGTCGCAATGGCACTGGCTGCAGCCAGCCGTTTTCACTTATGCAAAAAACCGGTCGCATTTGCATTTGTGCGAAAAGCGGTTCCGCATTCCTGTCTCCGATGCAAGTCTCTAATATATAAGAAAATAGTTGGGTCGATACCTGCCCTGTGCTCCTGATGCTGTTTTGCAAATTTTCAAATCTGGTTGCCGTGCCAAGTTGTGTTGCAGTATTGCAAAATGTGTAACATGTCGATATTAAAGACTAAATAATATTGTGTGGTATTTTAGAACATTGGTATGCATGTTGCTCTTTCATGTTTACAACATATTTAGAACCACACTACACGGAGGTGAGACAATCATGTCAGAAACAGTAAAAAACAGAGGGTGGCAAGTAACTTTTGCTGGTCTGGGAATCAACCTGGCATTAGGTGTTCTCTACGCATGGAGTGTCTTCAAGGGTGCAATTAAGTCATCCATTGAAAAAGGCGGCGAGGGAGCATTTAATTGGGATCTGGCAAACATCAACGACCCGTATGCCGTCTGCTGTCTCACCTTTGCTTTTGCCATGATCCTGGCTGGCAAGTGCCAGGACAAGATTGGCCCGGCACGTACCGCGCTCATTGGCGGCCTGCTGGTCGGCGCAGGGTTCACGACGATTTCCCTTTCTTCTAGTTATGCAGCCTGGGTCCTCGGTTTCGGCGTCCTGGCCGGCGCCGGTTTCGGCTTCGGTTACTCCGCTGCTACGCCGCCGGCACTCAAGTGGTTCACATCGGCCAAGACCGGGCTTATTGCCGGCATCGTCGTTGCCGGTTTCGGTATTGCTCCTGTCTATATTGCCCCTCTTGCCAGTTGGATGCTGGGGAAATTCGGCATTCAGCAGTCGATGCTGTTCCTGGCAGGTGGTTTCACCGTGGTAGTCTGCGGCCTTTCATTCCTCCTGGTCAACCCGCCGGCCGGTTATGTCCCGGTTGATGCCGTCAAGAAAGGTGAAGAGGGCAAGCCGGCTGCAGCCAAGCCAACCTACAACGGTACCGTTTCCGACATGCTCAAGTCCGGCAAGTTCTATGTTCTCTGGGTGACCTACTTCATCGGCGCCGGCGCCGGCCTGATGGTCATCGGCAGCGTCGCGGGCATGGCGAAGAAGAGCATGGGCGAGATGGCATTCCTGGCAGTGGCGATCATGGCCATCGGTAACGCATTGGGCCGCGTCGTCGCCGGTATCCTTTCCGACAAGATTGGCCGCAAGGCAACTCTCTCCATCATGCTTGCCTTCCAGGCGCTGATGATGTTCGCCGCCATCCCCATCGTCGGGTCGGGTAGCGCCGTGCTGCTGGTACTCGCCGCTACCTTCATCGGCTTCAACTACGGCTCCAACCTGTCCCTGTTCCCTTCCTTCAGCAAGGACTTCTGGGGACTGAAGAACTACGGCATCAACTACGGCGTTCTCTTCACCGCATGGGGCGTGGGCGGACTGGTGATGGGCAAGGTCTCCGGATACCTCAATACCCTGCCTGGCGGTCTGAATAAGTCCTTCATCCTTGCAGGGACCTTGTGCGCTTTCGGTACGGTTCTTACCTTCTTCCTCCGTCAGAAGCAGGCTGTTGATGTGAAAGCTCCTGTTGTTGTTGGCGAACCGGTTGCGGTTATGGAGGAAGTTTCCTGAGAAACCCAGTAACGATGTAAGCTCGACAGTTGCACATCAGTCGAGGTGAAACGAAGACTCAAGCAAATTCGCAAGTGAGGGAAGGGTCGTGCAGCAATGCATGACCCTTCTTTTGTAAGTCATTTGAAAATATGTGATAGTATCTGAAGCAATTCATGGTAAAAGGGTGGCGCATGGATACTACCTACGTCAATATTATGCTGGTCGTTTTTCTTGTCGTTGCTGCCCTGGCAATCGATGTGGGGTATATGTACGTCAGCGATGAGGACCTGAAGAACGCCTCGGAGACTGCTGCACTGGCAGGCGCCAAGGCGATCAAGCAGCGTATCCAGAATCAGGCGGCGACCGATCCCGGTAAGCTTCCCGCCACCCTCAATGATACCGTGCAATCGTCAGCCCGTACTGCTGCAATAGATATGGCCATGGGGAGCCATGCTGCTGTTGCGCTCGTCGATGTCCTTTCCAATAACAAAAATTCCTTGAGCGAATATAATGACGTGACTGTCGGGTTCTGGAATATCAGTACCCATACCTATATTCCGGGTGGAACCCCGGTCAATGCGATCCAGGTGCGGACGAAGCGCACGGCAGAGAGTGCGTCGGTCGGGCTGGGGCCACTGGGGATTAATCTTGCCAAGATGACCGGAGCCCAGACCGCCAATTACACGCCCGATACGATTGCCGCCATGCCCCCCCGTGCAAGCGCCAATATCGTGATCTGCGCCGAAGCTTGTGATGCGGCCTGCACCTATCCCAGTGTCTGCGCGATCCCGGAACGAAAAATGTATTCGGCTGCCCTGGGCGCTACGAGTGATCTCCCCGCGGCCAATCGCTACGCCTACACCTCGCTGCTCTACCCGGTGGCGAGTACGTCAATGCTGTCAGATCTGGTGTGCGGCGAGATGCCTGCGCAGGAGGTATGCGGGAAACAGATTCATTCCACCGGTAACGCACCACAGGACCTGCTTCGTGACATCGAAGCGATGATGTACAATCCGAATGCGGACAAGAGCAACAAGGAGTACGACAAGGCAAGCGGCAATCTGATCGGCTGGTGGGTTATCGCGCCCGTAAGCAGCTGTACGCCGGCACGGAATGGGACCATCTTCGAGGTCAGTACGGTTACCAAGTACGCCATGGTGAGGATCAGCAGGGTCTGCGCGAGCGGTCCGACCGGCTGCTCGCAGAACTATACGTCATTCGATGCCCCTCCAGAGGTCTGTGCCGATGGTGACGGGCTCTACATAGACCGCATTTCCTGCGTCAATTGCGGCAGCAGGGGAATGCTGCAGTTTCCCGGCCTGCATCCGGTAATAGTCAAATAATACTGCGCTGGAGTTGCGAAAATCGCTCCCCAAGAGAGGCTTCCCACGTACTGAATGTGACGTCCTTTCCTGCCGGCAGATAGCATCCCCGCATCACCTTCCACCATGAATGTTCCGGACGTTGTTGCGCCGGTTCTTCGTTTACGCCTTTCCC comes from Geobacter sp. and encodes:
- a CDS encoding FtsX-like permease family protein, coding for MRFLLRTLSLSYVRRHVTKTLLTLLGVVVGVATFSAIRSAQGTLVKGIRTTVDRVAGKAQLQITMEGGVPEEVQERVRELPGIRATAPVIEQIVVPEQGELGSLLVIGIDLLGDREMRDYGFDGDDADLDDPLLFLAQPDSALFTREFADKARLKTGRTITLRLPKGAKRVTARGLLSPKGFSEAFGGNLMVVDVYAAQELFGRGRRFDRLDVRITEGTTVAQATATLEKALGPAYRVETPDRRGEQMERIVANFVSGFNVSSGFALTIGTFLIFNAFNVAVNRRRRDIGTLRALGATPRQVQMLFLAEALLIGIVGGIIGCLAGTMLSQGFLRMMGQTTETVYGVTSSGAVHLPPGIALESMVLGILASLVGAWGPALTASRISPTEALAKGAFQARLPGKVAPRIAAGLVAFGCAILLALHPPFGGNLLILSVLLLGGTGLVLLVGPLSRAILQFFIPLAARFAPVSGRLSSDALLGSPRRTSGTVMAMALSLTFVLGFGGYMGSTKAAMVRWMDDALTCDLFVRASANFSRPDFLFPGELREELLKVPGVRTVESYRAVRPLFRGQQILVNSIEVGPTMDRTKFEFIQGDAESMRRGVTREGMCTVSENFSRRFNLGVGQEVELVTPSGIVRIPIAAVLRDYSSDKGTVLLDRTRFLSLWKDTRVDIFDVSINRGADVGQVRNAIRAQLAGKYPALVSTRKEFTAEINKAIDAFYALTRVTVFLALLVAFLGIVTSLLISVVERTREIGILKALGALRSQIARSIVLEALALAMTGLVLAIPAGNLFAAFMEGAIAEFFTGWQMPHHYPWEILAQLLVALPLISAVAAWIPARQAGRLKITEAIEYE
- a CDS encoding ATP-binding cassette domain-containing protein, producing MLKLQDVFKTYDGKSRVTALAGITLSIAAGELVAIMGPSGSGKSTLLNLMGGLDVPSSGSIVVAGKDLATENEKGRSLFRRSKVSYIFQAYHLMPTLRVSQNVALPLHLAGVPASEINRKVAQVLGEVGLEVRANHLPDELSGGERQRVAIARALVTDAPLLLADEPTGNLDTARGEEILTLLRTIHRERGTTIVIVTHDHHAAGVCERLIRLRDGRVEGDSVQAGGGR
- a CDS encoding AarF/ABC1/UbiB kinase family protein, whose amino-acid sequence is MRTEKTTDMELLDLLPKDGTTDPAGERLAELLARIAMKKVPVNSFSRIWILGSLQARVTAGYFAYWLRSRFSDAGEKQRLKSEAHLAAALRMFGTMGYLRGAIMKLGQLLANLPEVVPEEFADVLAALHFEAPPMHYALVREVFLDEFGREPEELFASFDRQAFAAASLGQVHRARLHSGKEVAVKIQYPGIARTIKADLRNLRLLLQPICLTRDWQNTLDNLADLEQMLLMETDYEQEACFGKQARSLFTEADLIVAPKVYEDYSTKRVLTTEYLRGCHLNEFLARNPSQAERDRFTHLLTVATFRVFYRLRWLPADPHPGNFIFMDDGRLGMIDFGCTRVLSDADWLLSWESIEAGLNRDQPRLNRAIAKACLFDDPQEMSAHHLKTIREGFEWFMEPWLQEGIFDFGDRDFFRRGVDNFAEGVRKRYTRCVAMSLWSNRFTFGGRAFCYRLKGRCEFRKIFLQESSWDGPGKKLVAKEIS
- a CDS encoding TetR family transcriptional regulator; this translates as MRISEQTKQETRARILEKAAELFIGKGFEDSTTRDIALAAGLAAGTLFNYFPSKETLAMTMVAEALGRGQTDFQHRRSGNEDLAEEFFLFVASGLRRLRPLRPFLGPVLERSLSPFPRKNICPEGETARLEHLAAVQEIIGRHGFTEAPDYVAMTIYWSLYLGILAFWTNDESPNQEATQALIDYSIRTFVQVISGTGADTGGAHAD
- a CDS encoding MFS transporter; the encoded protein is MSETVKNRGWQVTFAGLGINLALGVLYAWSVFKGAIKSSIEKGGEGAFNWDLANINDPYAVCCLTFAFAMILAGKCQDKIGPARTALIGGLLVGAGFTTISLSSSYAAWVLGFGVLAGAGFGFGYSAATPPALKWFTSAKTGLIAGIVVAGFGIAPVYIAPLASWMLGKFGIQQSMLFLAGGFTVVVCGLSFLLVNPPAGYVPVDAVKKGEEGKPAAAKPTYNGTVSDMLKSGKFYVLWVTYFIGAGAGLMVIGSVAGMAKKSMGEMAFLAVAIMAIGNALGRVVAGILSDKIGRKATLSIMLAFQALMMFAAIPIVGSGSAVLLVLAATFIGFNYGSNLSLFPSFSKDFWGLKNYGINYGVLFTAWGVGGLVMGKVSGYLNTLPGGLNKSFILAGTLCAFGTVLTFFLRQKQAVDVKAPVVVGEPVAVMEEVS